The Dermacentor silvarum isolate Dsil-2018 chromosome 7, BIME_Dsil_1.4, whole genome shotgun sequence genomic sequence cactgcctttgggcaaggcttttgtttcagcgtagcgggtgaggtagtccgtggcgacgacgatccatttattcccggacgtcgacgtcggaaaaggccccagtaagtccatcccgatctgctggaacggtcggcgaggtggctcgattggctgtagaagtccggctggccttgtcggcggtgttttgcgtcgctgacagtctcggcatgtccttacgtaatgggcgacgtcggcagagaggtgaggccagtagtatttttcttgtatcctcgcgagagtgcgtgaaaaaccgagatgtccagccgttgggtcgtcatggagagcttgcagaacctctggacgcaatgctgagggtaccacgaggaggtagttggctcggagaggcgagaagttcttctttaggagaatgtcgttttgcaagaaaaacgacgccaatcctcgcctgaacaccttcggcacaatgacggtcttgccttccaggtagtctacaaggctccttagttccgggtcggctcgttgttgttcggcgaattcgtcggcactgatgggtcccaagaaagtgtcgtcatcctggtcgtcttgtggcggcggttcgacgggggcgcgagacaaacaatcggcgtcagagtgctttcgcccggacttataaacgacggtgatgtcgaatgcttgaagtctcaggctccagcgtgcgaggcgacctgaaggatccttcaagttagctagccaacacaaggcgtggtggtcgctcacaactttaaagggcctgccatagaggtaggggcgaaactttgatgtagcccagatgatggcgaggcactccttttctgttgtggaataatttgcttccgccttcgatagcgaccggctagcgtaacttacaaccctttctagtccgtcagtcctctgcacaagcacggcgccgagtcctacgctgcttgcgtcggtgtggacttccgtatcggcgttttcgtcgaaatgcgcaagtattggcggcgattgcaggcgtcgcttcagttcttcgaatgcttcgacttgcggcgtctcccacttgaactcgacgtcggccttcgtgagatacgtcagtggctcagcgatccgtgagaaattcttgacgaagcgcctgtaataggcgcacagtccaagaaacctacgcactgccttcttgtcagcgggcggaggaaagttggagatggccgcagttttctgagggtcggggcgcactccagacttgttgatgacgtggcccaaaaacaagagctcctcatatgcgaagcggcacttttcgggctttaacgtgagtccggaggttttgattgcttgaagaactgtttcaaggcgccgcaggtgttcttcgaagcttgaggcaaacacaacgacgtcgtccaaatagacgaggcaagtctgccacttcaagcctgccagtactgtatccatgacgcgttggaaagtcgcaggtgccgagcaaagaccaaacggcatgaccttgaactcgaacagtccgtctggtgttataaaggcagtcttctcccggtccctctcgtcgacttcgatttgccagtagccggttttgaggtccatcgacgaaaaatactttgcgttgtagagtcgatccaaggcgtcgtcaatccgtgggagggggtatacgtccttcttcgtgatcttgttgagccgacgataatcgacgcagaaacgtagggttccatccttcttcttcactaacaccacgggggacgcccacggactcttggacggctggatgatgtcgtcgcgtagcatttcgtcgacttggtgccttatggcttcacgttcgcgcgccgaaacacggtacgggctctgacggagtgggcggacattttcgtcggtgatgatgcggtgcttggcgacaggggtttgtcgaacttttgacgacgacgagaagcagtccttgtattgcaggagcagagcttttagttgttctttcttatgcctgggaaggttctgattgacgtcgaaagttggctcaggtattatagtcgtcgttgcaggtgcactggaatccgtgaaggcgaaagcactgctggcttgtactatttcgtcgatgtaggcgaccgtggtgcctttgttaatgtgcttatattcggggctgaagttcgtgagcatcacccttgctttccctgcacgtagctcagctatgcctctagcgacgcaaatttcacggtcgagcagtaagtgatgatcgccctcgatgacgccttccatgtctgcaggcacttcggtaccgacggaaatcattacgctggagcgcggcggaacggtgacttgttcttcaagcacattcaaggcatggtaactgatgattgtatccggcggtatcgctttgtgtgttgaaagcgttatcgacttggaccttaagtcgatgactgccccatgttggtttagaaagtccatgcctaggatgacgtccctggagcagtgcggcaggattacgaagctcgccgggtaagtgcggttgtttaccgtgactcgcgctgtgcagattccagccggcgttattaggtgacctcccgctgtccgtatatcgggtccttgccaggccgtcttcaccttctttaacttggcggcgaacgcgccactgaaaactgaatagtcggcgccagtgtcgacgagagcggtgacgttatgaccatcgatgagcacgtctagatcggtagaccggcgtctggcgttgcggttgattcgtggcgtcggatcacggctgcgtcggcttgctctgctgctgctacgtcgcgtcggaaggtcttcgttcggcggcgatgtgttgtcaaggctgttgctaggcggcgtactgatatctcgtcgtgatgattcgcgaatcgtcgtcgtcgtcggcggcggaggatcttcggcattgcgtcgtacagcaaccgcacctccatcggttgctgcttttagtttcccgggtatgggctgggagatcggccccgggttgggccggcatacaggcggcgatgcggcgagatgtagcggcctggtgacggcgagcgtgagggtcgtcgtggttgccactgggctccggcaaggtagtcggcgatgtcacgtggtcgctcgccaagctgtggacgtggcgcgttgacggcgaaccctcgtaggcccatctcgcggtatgggcatcggcggtagacatggccggcttccccgcagtgatagcagagcgggcggtggtcgggggcgcgccaaatgtccgtcttccgctggtagctgcgctgggcgacgggcgggcgtgctggcggcggcggcggtggacgacggaactgcggcgttatggggccctggtgcgagcgtgaaggagggccttgacgacgggcaatggcggcgtaagtcagcgcttccggctggggttgcggcgattgcggctgcacatcaggaactccaagtgagcgctgaacttcttctttgacgacgtcggcgatagatgccacttgaggctgcgacctgggaaagagcttctgcagctcctcgcgaacgactgctctgatggtgtcgcgcaggtcgtcggcgcctagcgcttgagcatcggcgtaattggtcagggcacggcggttgtattgcttggcgcgcatttcaagcgtcttctcgatcgttgtggcctcggaaaaaaattcggcgacagtcttgggcgggttgcgcatcaatccggtgaatagttgctctttgacaccccgcatcaagaaccgaactttcttttcctcggacatatcggggtcggcgtggcggaagaggcgagtcatctcctccgtgaagattgcgatgttctcgttgggcaattgcactctggtttctaataaaacttcggccctttcttttcgcacgacattcgtgaaggtcctcacgaagttctcgcgaaataggtcccaagtcaccagggtggtctctctgttctcaaaccatgtccgagcagcgtcatccaacgaaaaatagacatggcgcagcttgtcatcgtcgctccatttgttgaatgtcgcggtcctctcgtacgtctccagccatgtttcagggtcttcagctgatgatccacggaaggtcggtggctcccgaggttgctgcagcaggatgggggacgctggggctgccattgtggtcgttgacttggccttgatcgctgtggtcttctcgggaagaagtccgtactccggcggaagtccttgctgcctacggctagctcgctggtccttggcgacgttggtctcgtcctccggtttcgggcttgggtcgcggctttgcgggggcgtccgctgcatggacacaaaagcatctccaccagatgtcacgtagtagtgacgctgaagaaaacagtcgtaaaacagtgtacgacgaaacgggttgtttattgggcgaacctgtgcccacaaaagcaaggtacactcaaagcacaacgatagcggcgaacacagtcggcgatcgtcgaaaatctgatcagcggcgaaacgcgtcggcttttatacctgagtcatcgaaggttctagattaatccctgatgcccgcgtgtcttccagaaagttcaagacaattcgcgtcagtcatgcaatcagataacagaagcgtcggtgaaaacaggcaatggaaagaagcatcgataatgttctagaaacttccgatacaggcgcgtcctgcgccgagcgataacgtttaacatttgttagccggtggaaagcggccaccggtgaaagataaacatgtatacgtgtcaatattgcaCTCCCGACTGCAGTTACGTAGTATAAGTTACATAGTCATCAAGTAATGCATTCCAATCAGTTGCTTCCAAGTTAGCATTATTTTGAGAATAGTTGTGTCTGCAGAGAGTAGGCGGGTTTCAGTTTCCAAGAGAATACAAATTTGTGAGAACTGGTGCCAGCACTGTGACAAATAGCAAGCAGTTGTAGAGGTAGAATCATCAATGCAAGTAGTGGTAATGAGTACAACGTAGACATTTTTACAGAGAGGTACATTTTATTTCAGGCACCAGCGACGTTGCAAGAGGGCTGCGACTCCAAAGGTGGTCCAAAAGGCCGATAGCAGAGTGCTACGACCCTTGACTACAATGTTGAATGCACAGCAGAGTGCTGTGAACAGTACTGTCACAAGTAAAATGGCTGATTCATACAAGGGGAATATTtcctttaatgacattcagcgtCTTAACATCTTTGTTTTTATGCAGGCACACCACTTGCAAGTCCCATTGCAGTACAAAATGACCAAGGCAATGAGTCACATATGTCTCATGCAGTTAATTGTTGCATgattagtctttctgtcaagaaCAACCTCACTGCAGGTGGCCCATCATCTACCCCATTTCTTGCAGTAAGCAGTGTCGCATATCCGACGGTCGCCCAGCATGACCTATTGGGTGCTTCTCTTTCTGGAGCTGTAGGCGccttattgtgtgtatacaggaTATGTGCAGTTTTGATGCGCCCGAGTTGTTGCAGAAACAAGGTTGATGGTTGTGAAATGCCAATGATAACACTTTAATGCAGGCCCAACAATGCTGCAACAAGTACCAGCTGCAACTGTACCACAAGATGCTGATACTGCAGCTGACATATTTCGTGAGTGATCTTTGTTTGCACAGTTGCAAAGGGCCTGAGCACCTTAAGAACACAATTTAAATGACTGTTAATGCCTCACCGCAGACCCACCATCCATGCCATCACCTGAGGTAGGCAGGGCCCCAGTCTCAGCTGAAACTGGTTCTACTGCTGGAGCTGCAGTGGATGGCGCATCCTGTGAGTACTGCATTCATGCAATTGCAGCAAACCAGAGGTTTTCAGCAACATGCTGAGTGCAAGTGTTACATtcttgcattatttatttatttatcagacGTGAAGTTCTCTGAGGCTGGTGTTCAAGCCACCACTTCGACGGCTGAAGCTTCAGTGAACACCACGTCATGTAAGTACAGTCGCACATATCTCATAGCAGCCTGCACCTGAATATGACACGCGTAGTAATGTATTGTCTGTATGTTTCTTTCAGTGCTAAAGGACGCTGAAACCCAAACAGATATCACAAGCAGTGCATTAAACAGCTTCGAAGGCGACAACCAGGCCCTACGTGCAGAGCTAAACGAAGTGAAGGGCTCTTTGCGTAGACTTCAGTTGTCTAAAGCTTCATTGGAGCAAGACGACAACCGTGTAAAATTTTACACTGGCCTACCAAGCTACACAGTTTTGATAGCGCTGTTCGCGCTTCTCGACAGTGGTGTGTCGCACAGCGCAAACAATGTGCTTACTAAGTTCGAAGAGCTTGTGCTCACACTTGTGAGGCTGCGACTAGGAGTGCCCTTGCAGGACCTGGCGTATAGATTTGAGGTAAGTGGACTGGTGGAATTTGTATTGTTGCGAGCACTTATTTACAGTTGGCATCACGTATATGTTATAATACTCTCGTGGGCCAACATTTGGTGGCAAGATGGCCCTGTTTGCTTTATAATAGTGACTGGCTTTATCTTTCAGGtcagccaagccacagcaacaCGAGTAGTCAACCGGTGGATCGCGGCCATGCATGTACGACTAAAACAGCTGGTGGACTGGCCCAGTCGTGAACAATTGCAGCAGACCATGCCAATGGCCTTCAGAAAAGCATTTGGCACGAGTGTGGCAGTCATTATAGACTGCTTCGAGATATTCATTGAGCGCCCTTCGTCAATGCTCCCTAGGTCACAGACGTGGTCGCGGTATAAGCACCACAACACGGCAAAATATCTGATAGGAATAGCACATCAGGGAGCAATCACTTTCATTTCCAAAGGGTGGGGAGGCAGGACAAGCGACAAGCTTATAACAGAGTCGAGTGGAATGTTGAACCACCTTCTCCCAGGTGACACGGTGCTCGCCGACAGAGGATTCACGATTGGTGATGCCGTAGGCATTCATCGTGCACGCCTTGAGGTTCCTGCATTCACAAGGGGCAAACCTCAGCTATCAGCCTGGGAGGTTGAAAAAACTAGGAAAATTGCGAATGTGCGCATCCACGTGGAACGTGTGACAGGTTTGCTGAGGCGAAAGTACAAAATTCTTTCAAGCACCATCCCTATTGATTTGCTAGCAGTGCGAAGCGAGGACACTCTAACACAACTTGACAAAATTGTTGCGGTGTGTGCTGCGCTGACAAATCTGAGCAAATCGGTTGTGCCTGTTGACTGATCTGGATGCGCCAAATCTAAATTTtacttaaaggggttgagacaccaaattttgagggtataaaaggcctgctgcaggcttcctctgtatgaaaggacactcaacatgaagtgttcgACACAGCAAACGTgttaaatatattttaatttgcttccaaagagtgcctaaatgctcgttctcgcgatcgagacccatcgctagcgcgattaacaccgacgtcactgtgttggaagcgtaacgtgttttagtgacgtcataccacattagagcgACGTAcgatgagcggtgacccacagcacggggcaagcctcgagtctagagtgcagtaTAAGCTGCATCGGACGAAGACAcagtcggaatcggagctgccgcagctagcgatggcaactgtcggcgtgggtttgtttgcttgcgctggtacaaaacgtgtgtgcgagagcagacgatccagcagtgcgtgcgtgcgtcacagccttgtgggcccacgtgaccaagcttcctagccagtgacgtcactgtccaactcggcgccgagaaaccgaaattggtgcacataaataatgcgatattaaattatttaccgagaatatatgatccttccagcgtgtatcatgctttatggagcaataagaaacgtttgaaacaaacaacgcgcaagccacaaatttgatgtctcaacccctttaaatGAAGGGGCCCTGCCACACCTAAGGATCTGCCATGTACTGCAACGGAAACAACTGCtggtgtaatgaagcagaggccgcccctgtgtatgtgccaactgaagaggaagacgaagtatcgtgccgtgatcgcgagtgagccccgtgctacgaaaagcccttgcagtgcctacctttacgtaACGTTATTGCAACGTTATCGGcaacaataaacctcgtcgcactGGAAATAAAGTTAATCTTTCCACCTAAATTTGTCTTGCACAAGTTCACTTTTCGTTCCTTGAAATCCGCTCCTACCCTAATCCACCATGTTTTGCCATGTGCATTACATGCCGAGCCCAttatgttaaagaaccccagcgaCCCAACGTGTGCAGCACTCATGCTAGAGAAAACACTGCAATAGAAACAAAACTGCTGCGAATGAAAAATACCTGCTGTCATCCAAAGATTCCACATTTATTAGACTGCTCCTTCATAATGTACTTCGCTATGTAAAATTCAGTGATAAGGTGAACAGTTTGATGACTCTGTTCAGTTTCCCCTTGTATGCAGCAATATTTTGTAAGGCTAATTTCACAGAACAAGTTCACTAGGTCCTTTCATGTGTGCACTTACATTACCTATAACAGGACTACAAATATGCATATTTATCACTTTCGGGGTTTGCAACCCTTGCAGAACCAAGCCTTCGCTTTCGCAGGGCGCTTCAAGTTGGCACACTGAAAGTGAAACCATTTACCCTCACAGTCTGGGCCACTGCATTCTACCATGTCTCCAGACTCTGGACCACCGCAATAACAGAAATGCAGTGCTCCGTCATCAGAAGAGTCTTCAGGCCCATTTTTGTTCTCTGAAGATGTTGTCCAGGTCTTAAATAACAACTCTGGCAACAGGACTATCTTGAAAAAATCCCTACTCCTGTTCACGACCCCTTGACAAAATTCGGCATCCAGGAAGATTCTTTCAAGATGGCTATCTGCTGGTGTCCACACAAAAAAGTCGCAATAGCTGCGCTGGCAAACAAAAAGCTGCATTTGTATTTGCGTGTAGTAAGCATGTTGTCG encodes the following:
- the LOC119459238 gene encoding uncharacterized protein LOC119459238 — translated: MHVRLKQLVDWPSREQLQQTMPMAFRKAFGTSVAVIIDCFEIFIERPSSMLPRSQTWSRYKHHNTAKYLIGIAHQGAITFISKGWGGRTSDKLITESSGMLNHLLPGDTVLADRGFTIGDAVGIHRARLEVPAFTRGKPQLSAWEVEKTRKIANVRIHVERVTGLLRRKYKILSSTIPIDLLAVRSEDTLTQLDKIVAVCAALTNLSKSVVPVD